The window CGCAGGAACTGGCCGACGAGGTCGTCGCCGCCGCCGGTCACGACCCGGCGACGGTCAACGAGGCGTTCGTCGGGTACGACCACGAGCCGATCCTCGACGCCTACGAGGACGTCTACGAGACCGAACGCGACGACTACGGCTTCTTTTGAGTACTCGCCCGCCAGTCCCGCAGAATTACCACCCCGTCCGGCGTAGGTGGGGGTATGGCGAGTGCCCTCCACCTCCTCGTCCGACTCGTTCACGTCCTCGGGATGGCCGTCCTCCTCGGCGGAGCCGTCGTCGGCTGGCGGACGCTTCGGGCAGAAGACCGCGACCCGCGTCCGGCGTTGCGTCGGTACGAGTGGTGGTTCTGGGGTTCGATCGGCGTGCTGATCGCCACCGGCGTCGGCAACCTCGGGGCGCTCGGTCCGCCGAGGCCCGCGACCCGCTGGGGGTCGATCCTGACGATCAAGCTGCTCGTCGTGGGCGGGGTCGTGGTCCTCTCGGCGGTTCGCTCGCTCGCCGTCGGTCGGCTCGACGATTCTGAAGCGATCCGGTCAACCACCCGCGACCGTCTCCGCGTCCTGTACGCCGCGACCGGCTGGGGACTCGGCGCGACCGTCGCGCTCGCGGAGGTGCTCGCCCATGGGTGACCGGGTCGGTCGGGACGGGACCGAGCCCGCCGGTCGAGCCGAGGACGGATCCACCGGTCACACCGAGGTCGGGCCCGCGGATTCGTTGGAGGTCTGGACGGTCGCCACGTTCGACCTCGCGGCGTTCTCGCTCATCGCGCTCCTGGCCGGGCACCTCTCAGGAGCGCTGGCCGGCGCGTTGACGGGGTTCGGGACGGTCCCGGGGCTGGCCGCGTTCGGCTACCTGTGGCTGCTCGTCGTCGTCGCGGTTCGGTGGGTCCTGTCCGGGGGCGGAATCGCGGCGGGGGACCGCGGCGTCGGCTCGTTGCTAATTCGTGGCAGCCTCGGTGGGGCCGGCGTCGGCGTCGGACTGGTCGGGGGCGGCGTCCTCGTCGGCAGCGTGTTCGCCCTCGTCCGCGGTCCGGAACTCCTGGCGACCGTCGCGTTCGTCGCCGTCGTCGGCGCGGTCGTCGGGGCCGTCGTTGGCGCGGGCGCGGGTGCGGCCTCGGCGGTCTGTAACGTCGCGGTCGCGCGGGCGAGCGAGCGGATCGCCCCGGGAACGGGATCCGACTACTCCTCGTCTTCGAGTTCGTAGTCGCCGCCGTACTTCAGGAAGAAGAAGGCCAGACCGAGCGTGGCGACCATCGCGAACGTCGTCGCGACGCCCAGCGTCTTCGCGGAGTCGGGGACCGACGGGACGTTCGAGGGCTCCGGCGTCTCGATCTCCTCGACGACCTCGATCGTCGCCTCCATCCCGGCCGTGAGGTGGGGCTCGCAGTAGTACTCGTAGGTGCCGAGCGTCTCGAAGGTGTACTCGTAGGTGAAGCCGGTGTTCTCGATCGTCTCGTGGCCCTCCCAGTTCGCGCCCTCGGGCTGGCTGTCGACGACGATGTTGTGGTTGTCGGAGTCCCAGACGAACTCCACGGTCGTCCCGGGCGTGACCTGTAGCGGTTCGCTCGTTCCGGGTTCGAAGACCAGGTCGCCGCCCGGTCCGACCGTGACCGTCGCCGTGCCACCGCCCTCCTGTCCCACAGCGGTCCCGGCGGCACCCGCGACCGCGGCGGTACCGGCGGCCGTCGTGAGGAAGGCGCGACGGGACATCTCCGCGTTGCCGTCAGTCATACTCGGGCGTTGGGAGTCGCCTGTAGTGAATACTTTGGTTTGTCTCGTCGAGATGGACGTCGCGGGCGGCGACATCGCAGTGTGGAGCGTTGCGAGCTCGGGGTACGGTGACGGTGCCGGTAGCGGTAGTCGAGCAGTTACCGCGAGGCGAGCAGAGCGAGCCTCGCGGGACCTTTTTGGTCCAGCTTTTTGCAAGGAGTGGTCGCGCGCAGCGCGACCCGACGCAGTAAAAAGGTGGTTCCGCAATGCCTTTTGCACGTCGTCTCGCACGTGACGGCTATGGCAGACGTAGAGGCGGAACTCCGAGAGCAGTTCACCGAGGCGTTCAGTGGCGCAGACTTCCCCGTAGGCAGCCAGATGGACCTGGTGCCGACGCTCCCGGACGGCCCGGGCACGAAGTTCGAGGCGGGCGACGTGACGCTCACCGCGATGGAGATGGCCGCGAAACTCGGCTCTCACCAGGACTTCCCCTACGACGACGTCGAGTCCCTCGTCGACGACGTCATCGAGGGGCTCAAGGCCGAAGGGATGATCTGACGTCCGGGTACCCACGCGCCGGCGGACTCTCTCTTCAAATCGACGGTCGGCGCACGGATTTCGAGGGCGAGCCGCGTCCGTCCTCAACGATTATGTAGATCCCTCGTGATTGTCCGCGTATGGGATACGTCGTCCGGATGCCGAAGCTCGGCCTGGAGATGGAGAACGGGACGCTCTTGGAGTGGTTCCTCGAAGAGGGAGAGACGGCCGAGGAGGGCGCGGTGGTCGCGGAGATCGAGTCCGAGAAGACGACGGCCGAGGTCGACGCCCGCGAGGGCGGCGTGCTCCGCCGGACCTTCCTCGAAGCGGGCGAGACCGTCGATCCCGGAACCCCGATCGGGATCATCGCCGGAGCGGACGAAGACATAGAGGGGCTGCTGGCGGAGGTCGAATCCGAACTGGGAGACGTCGCCGGGGGCGAGGAGTCGGACACTACGAGCGAGCCGGCCGGAGAATCCACGGAGACGCCGGAGGCTTCGACGTCGGGAACGGCTAGCGAGACGACCGGTTCGTCGGGCGCGTCCGGCTCCGCCGCGAAAGCCAGTCCTCGCGCGGAGAAGCGAGCCGACGAGTTGGACGTCGACCTGACCGGGGTCGAGGGGACCGGACCGCAGGGCGCGATCACCGCCGAGGACGTCGAAGCGAGCGCGGACGCGACGAGCGGCGACGAGGCGTCCGGTGACGCCGGCGGCGGCGACGTCCGGGCGACCCCGCGCGCCCGGAAGCGCGCGGAGGACCTCGGCGTCGACCTCGCGGCCGTGAGCGGGTCGGGACCGCAGGGTGCGATCACCGAGGAGGACGTCGAAGCGCGCGCGGAGTCCGCCGACGAGGGGGCGGAAGCGCAGGCCGACGACGGACCGGGTGCGACGCGGACGCTCCGCGAGGAGCGCGCGTTCGACGGGATGCGCCGGACGATCGCGAAGCGCCTCAGCGAGAGTTACCGCGAGGCCGTCCACGTCACCGAACACCGGGAGGTCGACGCCGAGTCGCTGCTCGCCGCCGCCGACGCGGCCGAGGAGGCACTCGACGCCGACGTGTCGATGACCGACGTGTTGCTGCTGGCGCTCTCGGACGCCCTCGACGAGCACCCCGCGTTCAACGCGACCTTCGAGGACGACACTCACCGGCTCTACGAGGAGCACAACGTCTGTCTGGCCGTCGACGTCGAACAGGGGCTCGTCACGCCGGTCGTCCCCGACGTCGGGTCGAAGTCGCTGTCGGCGCTCGCGACCGACCGACGCGAGATCGTCCAGCGTACGCTGGAGGGCGACTACACGATGGCGGACCTCCAGGGCGGGACGTTCACCGTCACCAACCTCGGCGTCCTCGGCGTGGAGTCCTTCGACCCGATCATCAACCCGCCCCAGATCGGGATCCTGGGCGTGAACGCGCTGCTGGAGCGCGTCGTCCTGGACGACGACGGGAC is drawn from Halobellus limi and contains these coding sequences:
- a CDS encoding CopD family protein — its product is MASALHLLVRLVHVLGMAVLLGGAVVGWRTLRAEDRDPRPALRRYEWWFWGSIGVLIATGVGNLGALGPPRPATRWGSILTIKLLVVGGVVVLSAVRSLAVGRLDDSEAIRSTTRDRLRVLYAATGWGLGATVALAEVLAHG
- a CDS encoding MTH865 family protein, giving the protein MADVEAELREQFTEAFSGADFPVGSQMDLVPTLPDGPGTKFEAGDVTLTAMEMAAKLGSHQDFPYDDVESLVDDVIEGLKAEGMI
- a CDS encoding plastocyanin/azurin family copper-binding protein: MTDGNAEMSRRAFLTTAAGTAAVAGAAGTAVGQEGGGTATVTVGPGGDLVFEPGTSEPLQVTPGTTVEFVWDSDNHNIVVDSQPEGANWEGHETIENTGFTYEYTFETLGTYEYYCEPHLTAGMEATIEVVEEIETPEPSNVPSVPDSAKTLGVATTFAMVATLGLAFFFLKYGGDYELEDEE
- a CDS encoding 2-oxo acid dehydrogenase subunit E2, which produces MGYVVRMPKLGLEMENGTLLEWFLEEGETAEEGAVVAEIESEKTTAEVDAREGGVLRRTFLEAGETVDPGTPIGIIAGADEDIEGLLAEVESELGDVAGGEESDTTSEPAGESTETPEASTSGTASETTGSSGASGSAAKASPRAEKRADELDVDLTGVEGTGPQGAITAEDVEASADATSGDEASGDAGGGDVRATPRARKRAEDLGVDLAAVSGSGPQGAITEEDVEARAESADEGAEAQADDGPGATRTLREERAFDGMRRTIAKRLSESYREAVHVTEHREVDAESLLAAADAAEEALDADVSMTDVLLLALSDALDEHPAFNATFEDDTHRLYEEHNVCLAVDVEQGLVTPVVPDVGSKSLSALATDRREIVQRTLEGDYTMADLQGGTFTVTNLGVLGVESFDPIINPPQIGILGVNALLERVVLDDDGTPGTRRVLPLDLSFDHRVVDGADAARFLGTLAENIEDPWDLLPEEVAAAREGGEDRSPEATAESAPREATARSMEGMSGTVSTQGTEQRYGDGSEPSPVDLFLGSLAACLSLSIRYQAEMRDVGVGDIDVETDARPESGSVESIDITVRLDAPEADESTLERVVEYGERSCHVAELLREDLPVELSWERR